The nucleotide window GTATCGCGGCGATTTTCGTTGCGGTCGCTCTTGCCTTCGTACATTCGGTGCTCGGCCTTGCCGTCGGTGTCGCGCTCATGGCTGGCGGTCTGGGGCTTCCTTTGCTCGTGTCTCGCCGTGCCGCCGCATCATCCCGACGGCGTGCCTACGCGCTTGAGGTGCTGCGATCACGCTCTATCGATCTTGTACGCGGTCAGGCCGACCTGGCCATGGTCGGCCGTCTCGGCGCGCATCTGCGTGCGATCGAGGCCGCTGATATCCGTCTGGGTGAAGCCGACCGGGCACTGAACCGGGCGGAAGCAGACACGGGCTTTGGCCTCGGCATGCTCTCGGCGGTACTGCTTTCCGGTGTCCTTGTCGCGGCCGCCTTCCTCGCCGAAGCCGGCACCATTGGCGCGCCCGGCGCCGCGTTCGCGGCGCTGCTGGTGCTCGCCAGCCTGGAGCCTTTCGGCCTGCTGCGCAGCGGCGCGGTGGAATTCGGCCGCACAGTTCAGGCCGCGGCGCGGCTTGCCCCCCGGCTGGAGCCCGATCCGGCGCGCCGACCTACGCAAGAAGGCGAGCCCGCCAAGGCGGCTGTGGCGCCTGACATTGCGGTCCGGCTCGACGATGTCGAGATTCGCCATCCCGGCGCTGGTCTGCCGGTCCTGTCCGGCGTCACCCTTACCATTCGTGCCAGCGAGAGGGTTGCGCTCGTCGGCGCCAGTGGAGCCGGCAAGTCAACGTTTCTATCCCTGCTTGCCCGCGAATTGACGCCGGCAAGAGGCGTCGTGCTCGCCTGTCGGCTGGCCGTGCTCACCCAGCGCACCGAGCTATTTCGTGACACGCTGCGCGGCAACCTTGCAATAGCCCGGACCAGCGCAACCGACAA belongs to Stappia indica and includes:
- the cydC gene encoding thiol reductant ABC exporter subunit CydC, with the translated sequence MRRLSNLRPVVALFWGDDRHMLVYGVLLSLSTALAGIALLGLSGWFIVATSIAGATSATALAFDVFMPSAGIRLLAISRTASRYGERLTTHDATLRVLARLRETVFRGYASARAARSLAANPSRMLFRLTVDIDALDSLYLRVISPVIAAGIAAIFVAVALAFVHSVLGLAVGVALMAGGLGLPLLVSRRAAASSRRRAYALEVLRSRSIDLVRGQADLAMVGRLGAHLRAIEAADIRLGEADRALNRAEADTGFGLGMLSAVLLSGVLVAAAFLAEAGTIGAPGAAFAALLVLASLEPFGLLRSGAVEFGRTVQAAARLAPRLEPDPARRPTQEGEPAKAAVAPDIAVRLDDVEIRHPGAGLPVLSGVTLTIRASERVALVGASGAGKSTFLSLLARELTPARGVVLACRLAVLTQRTELFRDTLRGNLAIARTSATDKELLEALSQAGLADHVASLATGLDTMLGEGGAGLSAGQARRLALARLLLRDPPLWLLDEPSEALDGETARDLLARLHACARGRTVLIATHSRREADLADRILVMRNGHIVADIARGTTEFNAELCQLRPD